A window of Argopecten irradians isolate NY chromosome 14, Ai_NY, whole genome shotgun sequence contains these coding sequences:
- the LOC138308297 gene encoding zinc finger protein 182-like, which yields MYNDIYQSTNTSPKAPSSDDSLDTTEFKIKTNNSGLDVSSLSPTDGEHDSYDISRYIRQTSQLYNSEKDFTGISSSKHFRFVDYEKRNLRCTHCTYVTDRKNNLKRHIVTMHQECSKTLECCGIVFRSKAALREHVSFHHRGGYRCQICGRNFCRKALLRRHLTVHSGQKDYRCRHCAYATSHKSNLERHQKVHAKDMTKNGAFTQNVYEDAFDRKKPHIDSISHNLTKWRLETTLPEMVYRQVYESAEKTENFKFKEQSMQQSRIFNWMNFNMTFPPLGRNPDFYQEDIEEEDLHDDVSMETNAESEDLILPSDQNDAGQANGQRSVKESFASYIQRYMDNETDEDSNSQSNDENQNSISENDENLLTLVKTKHKRCRLSANPYKCSTCGSTYASQRRFLKHGCGKSVKLGLYFPVTNMIRKGVALEEKNAKNNQKESSSQENSKTQESFPLTESTGKNIDIKPCSESSNIKSGYTYIL from the coding sequence atgtataatgatatttaccAATCAACAAATACTAGTCCGAAGGCACCTTCCTCAGACGATTCGCTGGATACCACGGAGTTTAAGATAAAAACCAATAACTCGGGACTTGATGTTTCTTCGCTTTCCCCCACAGACGGTGAACATGATAGTTACGACATTAGCAGATATATTCGACAAACCTCTCAACTCTACAACTCAGAGAAAGACTTCACGGGCATATCTAgttcaaaacattttcgttTCGTTGATTATGAAAAGAGAAATCTTCGATGCACACACTGTACTTATGTTACGGAcaggaaaaataacctcaagcGACATATTGTCACCATGCATCAAGAATGCTCAAAAACATTAGAATGTTGTGGAATAGTTTTCAGATCAAAGGCTGCACTCCGAGAGCATGTGTCTTTTCATCATAGAGGTGGCTATCGGTGTCAAATCTGTGGAAGAAATTTCTGTCGGAAAGCTTTACTAAGAAGACATCTGACTGTCCACAGTGGTCAGAAGGACTATCGATGTCGGCACTGTGCCTACGCAACTAGTCACAAGAGTAATCTTGAACGGCACCAGAAGGTGCATGCAAAGGATATGACCAAGAATGGAGCTTTTACACAGAACGTCTACGAGGACGCATTTGACAGGAAAAAACCTCACATTGACAGCATATCGCACAATCTTACCAAGTGGAGGTTAGAAACCACTTTGCCAGAGATGGTTTACAGGCAGGTGTATGAAAGTGCGGAAAAGACAgaaaactttaaattcaaagaACAAAGCATGCAACAAAGTCGCATTTTTAACTGGATGAATTTTAACATGACATTCCCTCCGTTAGGTAGAAATCCAGATTTTTATCAGGAGGACATTGAAGAGGAAGACCTACACGATGACGTTTCCATGGAAACGAATGCTGAAAGTGAAGACTTGATACTTCCATCGGACCAAAATGACGCCGGTCAGGCAAACGGACAAAGGTCCGTCAAAGAATCGTTTGCGTCATACATACAGCGGTATATGGACAATGAAACTGACGAAGATTCAAACAGTCAATCCAACGACGAAAATCAAAATAGTATTTCCGAAAATGATGAGAACTTGTTAACACTAGTGAAGACCAAACACAAGCGATGCAGACTCTCCGCTAACCCGTACAAATGCTCCACGTGTGGCTCTACGTATGCTAGTCAGAGAAGATTCCTCAAACATGGCTGTGGAAAGTCCGTTAAGTTAGGACTTTACTTTCCAGTAACCAATATGATTAGGAAAGGCGTAGCACTAGAAGAAAAGAATGCAAAAAATAATCAGAAGGAATCTAGCAGTCAGGAAAACTCAAAGACACAAGAATCCTTTCCTTTAACAGAAAGCACTGGgaaaaacattgatatcaaGCCGTGTTCAGAGAGCAGTAACATAAAATCAGGATATACTTACATTTTATGA